From one Lolium rigidum isolate FL_2022 chromosome 4, APGP_CSIRO_Lrig_0.1, whole genome shotgun sequence genomic stretch:
- the LOC124646885 gene encoding uncharacterized protein LOC124646885 — MKSGSGTDHYQEPVNGQREDSKNGAEAAQGGAEASSPSRLPAAPAGRPQERVRQQAGGGSRGTNGSSSATVGAEVTAAIPLPEPPAPSSAGSSPSTPSLDSGWPFGAGTVSSAAIDCKEVFDRLVRAQAAIKEAGRGSAEEGEKKKKKKPEEAEQAESSHPKKALWSKLKNYFTREVVDREKWEMYDEHVGHQTNPIAEVFDYNRVPDDMAICVNLDAYLRFRPVYGDGECFYRSFIFSYLEQVLDRQDTHEEHRLLDTIKRVSTQHTNLGWTSSGFRRSYKEMHNCLTVVACHHSFTHCWHKLKFEVYCKVNKPILTKMNLKRNLLPEEQ, encoded by the exons ATGAAGTCCGGTTCAGGAACAGACCACTACCAAGAACCGGTCAATGGGCAACGCGAGGACTCCAAGAACGGCGCTGAGGCAGCCCAAGGCGGCGCCGAggcctcctcgccgtcgcgtCTCCCTGCAGCGCCCGCCGGCCGACCCCAGGAACGTGTCCGCCAGCAGGCCGGAGGCGGAAGCCGCGGCACCAATGGATCGAGCTCCGCCACGGTGGGGGCCGAGGTGACCGCCGCCATTCCCCTTCCGGAACCTCCCGCTCCAAGCTCCGCGGGAAGCAGCCCGTCCACCCCCTCCCTCGACAGCGGCTGGCCATTCGGAGCCGGGACGGTAAGCTCCGCGGCCATCGACTGCAAGGAAGTGTTCGACCGGCTGGTACGAGCGCAGGCGGCTATCAAGGAGGCCGGCAGGGGATCGGCCGAggagggggagaagaagaagaagaagaagccggaggAGGCGGAACAG GCGGAATCGTCGCACCCCAAGAAGGCGCTCTGGAGCAAGCTTAAGAACTATTTCACCCGCGAG GTTGTTGATAGAGAAAAATGGGAGATGTATGACGAACATGTGGGTCACCAG ACAAATCCTATCGCTGAAGTCTTTGATTATAATCGTGTTCCCGATGATATGGCTATTTGTGTGAATCTTGATGCCTATTTGAGATTCAGACCGGTGTATGGAGATGGGGAGTGTTTCTACAGGAGCTTCATATTTTCCTACCTT GAACAAGTTCTTGATAGGCAGGACACACATGAGGAACACCGCCTCCTTGATACCATTAAAAGAGTGTCTACGCAACATACAAATCTTGGATGGACCTCCTCTGGGTTTCGCAGGAGCTACAAA GAGATGCACAACTGCTTAACAGTAGTGGCATGCCATCACAGTTTTACACACTGTTGGCATAAACTCAAATTCGAAGTTTACTGTAAAGTTAACAAGCCAATTCTAACAAAAATGAACCTTAAGAGAAATCTACTTCCAGAGGAACAATGA